The following proteins are encoded in a genomic region of Mahella australiensis 50-1 BON:
- a CDS encoding acyltransferase family protein yields MIKKRIQSIDALRGICITAMIFMNNPGNSKYTSPLLLHAPWNGITLADLFFPCFIFVMGMVIPVSFGKRMAKGQTKGQLIAHLLKRSAMLFLIGLFLNAFPCFDMQHVRILGVLQRIALVYFFSGLIFLFSSTMSMFIISAAILIGYYLLLRFVPVPGYGAGVFERTGNLIQYIDLKLLKGHLYTPDWDPEGLLSTLPAIASSLLGILTGCLLVSDKKNTNKLYIMLVCSALAFISSIITQKWFPLNKNLWSSSFVLFTTGFALLLLSVCYWLADINNLATLIKPFIIFGSNAILVYTLSEMMTKILGCVKVEVSSGTLIMLKEWLFENWFAQWAGNYAGSLLYSAAYTLLWFIPMAVLYYKKIFIKI; encoded by the coding sequence ATGATAAAAAAGCGTATTCAATCCATAGATGCATTGCGTGGTATATGTATCACAGCGATGATTTTCATGAATAATCCAGGCAACTCGAAGTACACAAGCCCTCTTTTGCTTCATGCCCCTTGGAACGGCATAACATTAGCTGACCTCTTTTTCCCTTGCTTTATATTTGTCATGGGTATGGTTATACCTGTTTCCTTCGGCAAGAGAATGGCCAAAGGCCAAACCAAAGGTCAGTTGATAGCCCATTTGCTTAAAAGGTCGGCAATGCTTTTTTTAATAGGTTTATTTCTCAACGCCTTTCCCTGCTTTGACATGCAGCATGTGCGCATACTCGGCGTATTGCAGCGCATTGCTTTGGTATATTTCTTCAGCGGTCTGATTTTTCTTTTTTCTAGCACAATGAGTATGTTTATTATAAGCGCTGCTATTCTAATTGGTTATTATTTATTGCTCAGATTTGTGCCTGTACCTGGATATGGAGCAGGGGTTTTTGAACGCACTGGCAATCTTATCCAATACATAGACCTGAAACTTTTGAAAGGGCATCTTTACACGCCTGATTGGGATCCTGAAGGGCTATTGAGCACGCTACCCGCCATTGCCTCATCGCTTTTGGGCATCTTAACGGGATGCTTGCTCGTATCCGATAAGAAGAATACCAATAAATTGTATATCATGCTTGTATGTAGTGCACTAGCATTTATATCATCAATTATAACGCAAAAATGGTTCCCGTTGAATAAAAACCTGTGGAGCAGTTCATTTGTACTGTTTACTACAGGCTTCGCGCTCTTGCTTTTGTCTGTATGTTACTGGCTAGCTGATATAAATAACTTAGCAACACTAATAAAACCATTCATAATATTCGGTTCTAATGCAATACTCGTTTATACATTGTCTGAAATGATGACCAAGATACTGGGTTGTGTAAAAGTTGAGGTCTCATCAGGCACTCTTATCATGCTGAAAGAGTGGCTTTTTGAAAATTGGTTTGCTCAATGGGCTGGCAATTATGCCGGTTCGTTGTTATATTCTGCAGCCTATACTTTGCTCTGGTTTATACCTATGGCTGTTTTATACTACAAAAAAATATTTATAAAAATATAA
- a CDS encoding tyrosine-type recombinase/integrase yields MVVVKKNNRWYVVLYMPPYGQQWFAGGTTKKEAELKEAELKLKKEAGTISSAKYALGSFLDQWLETVKSNLASSTYESYVQTVNLHLKPALGNIALGKLKPIDIQRYYTAELNGGRKDNKKTVGSGLSSTTVLYHHRVLHRALETAVKWGLISRNPADMVDPPRKAKKEINTLNEKQIHILLSGIKDEYLYMPVFLAVMTGMRRGEILGLRWRDVDLQNGIIYVTQALYQRKAGIPTFTEPKTPQSKRAIQISDAVIKALEKHKAEQDKNRSYFTSKYAPYDLVCCMQDGKPINPESLSSYFADTTKRLGFPVRFHDLRHTHASLLLKAGINPKIVSERLGHNSIEITLNTYSHVMPGLQKEAADKFEEMLKNGTSH; encoded by the coding sequence ATGGTAGTAGTTAAGAAAAACAATCGGTGGTATGTTGTATTATATATGCCGCCATACGGCCAGCAATGGTTTGCAGGCGGTACTACTAAAAAAGAGGCTGAGCTTAAGGAAGCCGAGCTTAAGCTTAAAAAAGAAGCTGGTACGATAAGCAGCGCTAAGTATGCACTGGGCAGTTTTTTGGACCAGTGGCTAGAAACTGTTAAATCTAATTTGGCCTCCAGTACATATGAGAGCTATGTACAAACCGTCAACTTGCACTTAAAGCCGGCTCTCGGCAATATAGCGCTTGGCAAGCTAAAACCTATAGATATACAGAGGTATTATACTGCAGAGCTAAACGGCGGACGCAAGGACAATAAAAAGACTGTGGGAAGCGGCCTTTCATCTACTACAGTGCTCTATCATCACAGGGTATTGCATAGAGCGCTTGAGACAGCTGTAAAGTGGGGATTGATAAGCCGCAATCCGGCCGATATGGTAGATCCTCCGCGCAAAGCTAAAAAGGAGATAAACACGCTCAATGAGAAGCAAATCCATATACTGCTCTCCGGTATCAAAGACGAATATCTGTATATGCCTGTGTTTTTAGCTGTTATGACCGGTATGAGGCGCGGTGAGATATTGGGTTTAAGATGGCGAGACGTTGATTTACAAAATGGCATAATATACGTTACGCAGGCGCTATATCAACGCAAGGCCGGTATTCCAACGTTTACTGAGCCCAAAACGCCGCAAAGTAAAAGAGCTATACAAATATCGGATGCCGTAATAAAGGCTCTGGAGAAGCATAAAGCTGAGCAGGACAAAAACAGATCGTATTTTACGAGCAAGTATGCACCTTATGATCTGGTATGCTGCATGCAAGATGGTAAGCCTATTAATCCGGAGTCATTGTCGAGCTATTTTGCCGATACGACTAAAAGGCTGGGCTTTCCTGTACGGTTTCATGACCTCAGGCATACTCACGCCAGCTTGCTTTTGAAAGCCGGCATCAATCCAAAGATCGTATCCGAACGGCTTGGACATAACTCGATTGAGATAACGCTGAACACGTATTCTCATGTTATGCCGGGTTTGCAAAAAGAAGCGGCAGATAAATTTGAGGAGATGCTGAAAAACGGTACCTCTCATTAG
- a CDS encoding bifunctional DNA primase/polymerase, translated as MADKRKAALFYAKRLGWMIIPLNNIEDGRCSCGNPHCQSPGKHPLTQHGMKNATADILVIARWWEKWPNANIGLICRANGIFVLDVDARHGGIDSLYQLIAEYGELPYTVVCNSGGGGAHFYFKYPVNIVITDKQGFKSGLDIRSNGYILLPPSDHISGKSYMWRKSCTPFSTPIAEAPQWLLNMIGNDRPAADIRGSGEWSKLFCDISEGKRNDTLHRYACHLLGHGLGGVETVAIIQAVNKTYGKPPLSEKEAAAIVASAIKWRMKNEG; from the coding sequence ATGGCAGATAAAAGAAAGGCCGCATTGTTTTACGCTAAAAGATTGGGTTGGATGATAATACCACTGAATAACATCGAAGACGGTAGGTGTAGTTGCGGTAATCCGCATTGCCAAAGCCCTGGCAAGCATCCTTTGACACAGCATGGGATGAAGAATGCAACCGCTGATATTTTGGTAATAGCACGTTGGTGGGAAAAATGGCCTAATGCAAATATCGGTTTAATTTGCAGAGCTAATGGTATATTTGTGCTTGATGTTGACGCAAGGCATGGAGGCATTGATAGCTTATATCAGCTCATCGCTGAATATGGCGAGTTACCGTATACAGTTGTATGCAATAGTGGCGGCGGTGGAGCGCACTTTTATTTCAAATACCCCGTCAATATAGTAATAACGGATAAACAAGGTTTTAAGTCGGGATTGGATATCAGGTCCAACGGTTATATCCTCTTACCCCCCTCTGATCATATATCAGGGAAATCGTACATGTGGCGAAAGAGCTGCACTCCCTTTAGTACGCCAATAGCTGAAGCACCGCAGTGGTTGCTCAACATGATAGGTAACGATAGGCCTGCTGCTGATATCAGAGGAAGCGGTGAATGGTCAAAACTGTTTTGTGACATAAGCGAAGGCAAACGTAATGATACATTGCATCGTTATGCATGTCATCTGTTAGGGCATGGGCTAGGCGGCGTAGAAACTGTGGCTATTATTCAAGCGGTAAACAAAACATATGGGAAACCACCACTATCTGAAAAGGAAGCAGCTGCTATAGTTGCCTCAGCCATAAAGTGGAGGATGAAAAATGAGGGATAA
- a CDS encoding LexA family protein, whose protein sequence is MLTEKQQRILDAIVKYQTERGFAPSLHEIGDMVGLKSVATVYGYICRLEKAGAIRRVHGSPRTIEVVNRMDLQPIISYVHLQTFCKRSKRKMT, encoded by the coding sequence ATGCTAACAGAAAAACAACAGCGTATACTTGATGCTATCGTAAAGTATCAAACTGAACGGGGGTTTGCGCCGTCACTACATGAAATCGGCGATATGGTTGGACTGAAATCGGTAGCAACTGTGTACGGATATATATGCAGGCTGGAAAAGGCGGGAGCGATACGCAGGGTACATGGCAGTCCAAGAACGATTGAGGTAGTAAATAGGATGGATTTGCAGCCGATAATTAGCTATGTACATTTGCAAACATTTTGCAAACGTAGCAAACGAAAAATGACGTAA
- a CDS encoding helix-turn-helix domain-containing protein: protein MEKATYSVKEVAQILGVGQVLVYKEISIGNIPAIRLGKRRVVVPKWAIDELLGRQNGQTLNV, encoded by the coding sequence ATGGAAAAAGCAACCTATTCCGTGAAGGAGGTAGCCCAAATACTAGGAGTCGGGCAAGTGCTCGTATATAAAGAAATATCCATCGGGAATATACCAGCTATCCGGTTGGGTAAGAGGCGCGTAGTCGTGCCAAAATGGGCTATAGATGAGCTGCTGGGACGCCAAAATGGTCAAACATTAAATGTATAG
- a CDS encoding DUF3987 domain-containing protein yields the protein MRDKAIDDVFELAAIYDSKKNANHAENIDEIEAVPWPDPMRSSAYHGLAGDVVNALLPYTEADPAALLINFLVGFGNIIGRTAVYDVAGDIHCTNLFALLVGSTSEGRKGSSWAIVKRLLFHIDADWVQYKTPNGLSSGEGLIWAIRDEVSRYDPKQQEEVVIDSGVKDKRLLVVENEFAQALRVMQREGNTLSPILRSAWDGTTLQSLTKNYQAVATNPHVSILGHISPQELRKLLTSTEKFNGFANRYLYICTRRSKLLPDPKPLPESLLIGLASKIKSVIPHESIVMQRDKDGAELWRNIYPMLTAHEDDLVGAIEARAEAQVLRLSMIYALLDGSRMISSKHINAALAIWQYVQASLQFIFGAEADNDPLAGKILAALKRYGELTQTQLYRDIFQCNIAATRITAALQQLSAKGKISCILEKNEGAARSTKKWILNN from the coding sequence ATGAGGGATAAAGCCATCGACGATGTATTTGAACTCGCAGCTATATACGACAGCAAAAAGAATGCAAATCACGCAGAAAATATTGATGAAATCGAGGCTGTACCATGGCCGGATCCTATGAGATCATCTGCTTATCATGGCCTTGCCGGCGATGTTGTGAATGCGCTTCTCCCTTATACCGAAGCCGATCCGGCCGCTTTGCTCATAAACTTTTTAGTGGGGTTTGGCAACATCATAGGCCGTACAGCGGTTTATGATGTTGCCGGCGACATACATTGTACCAATTTATTTGCATTATTAGTAGGCAGCACATCAGAGGGCAGAAAGGGCAGCTCTTGGGCTATCGTAAAAAGGCTGCTATTTCATATTGATGCGGATTGGGTCCAATACAAAACGCCAAATGGATTGTCCAGCGGCGAGGGCCTGATATGGGCCATACGCGACGAGGTTAGCCGTTACGATCCGAAGCAACAGGAAGAGGTAGTGATCGACAGCGGCGTTAAGGACAAGAGATTACTGGTAGTGGAAAACGAGTTTGCTCAGGCATTGCGCGTTATGCAGCGGGAGGGCAATACGCTCTCCCCTATACTGCGCAGCGCATGGGACGGCACTACTTTGCAATCGCTCACCAAAAACTATCAGGCAGTGGCCACAAATCCTCATGTATCTATACTAGGGCATATATCACCTCAGGAATTGCGAAAGCTCTTAACCAGCACTGAGAAATTCAATGGTTTTGCCAATAGATATCTCTATATATGCACGAGAAGGAGCAAGCTATTGCCCGACCCTAAACCGCTGCCTGAATCATTGCTCATAGGGCTCGCAAGCAAGATAAAAAGCGTTATACCGCACGAATCAATCGTGATGCAAAGGGATAAAGATGGTGCTGAGCTGTGGCGCAATATATATCCGATGCTGACTGCGCATGAAGATGACTTGGTAGGAGCTATAGAGGCCAGAGCTGAGGCTCAGGTATTGCGCCTGAGCATGATATATGCGTTGTTAGACGGTTCGCGTATGATATCATCCAAGCATATTAACGCAGCTCTAGCCATTTGGCAATATGTACAGGCTTCATTACAATTCATATTCGGCGCTGAAGCAGACAATGACCCGTTGGCCGGCAAAATACTCGCAGCATTAAAAAGATACGGCGAGTTAACGCAAACGCAGCTTTACAGGGATATATTTCAATGCAATATAGCCGCTACCAGAATCACGGCTGCATTGCAGCAGTTATCAGCCAAAGGGAAGATAAGCTGCATATTGGAGAAAAACGAGGGCGCTGCACGCAGTACAAAGAAGTGGATTCTCAATAACTGA
- a CDS encoding type IV secretory system conjugative DNA transfer family protein, with the protein MQKGYKLLLIGIFIGIYLFLTAWVFVPIVRAWPLLSPKNQVIGKLPDLKPIIVLYKDPFLCLLELRNREVAIPWLVISSLIVIAITIWIAWERWNERIFHPTEKKTKRPKVHMPNHTADATAIGISDNGKPIYIPDNARHVFVAGTTGSGKTIALSNFVENGLAKGYGMLIIDGKGDTGPRSLIDYCCRMSIRYGRQIHIIGGPSSNAKYNPFRNSKETEAKDMLISMTEWSEPHYRANVERYIQSLIQLLLIADIPLSYDVIIENMSKTAYETLSAQLVRENKITKEDHIANLAISSVSSDITASATARFATIVEGEGNSIFSADGIDVYTALATGDIIFFCLSPLLYPSFASSLGRLAVLDARKAVSRMWGDHKPKFFIFDELGAYVSPMLVTLLSQARAATVTCIAATQSFADLEAAGTSMRRQVVENCNSFIIMRQNSPEDAQQAADIIGTYEDMDITYQLSEQKQTGLGSARRVRQYFFHPDVIKNLCVGEAVFVSKETGQRSKVWIRKPE; encoded by the coding sequence ATGCAAAAGGGTTATAAGCTATTATTAATTGGCATTTTTATAGGAATATATCTTTTTTTAACCGCATGGGTGTTCGTACCGATTGTTAGGGCATGGCCTCTCCTATCTCCTAAAAATCAGGTAATCGGGAAATTGCCAGATTTAAAACCTATTATAGTGCTATATAAAGATCCGTTTCTATGCCTTCTGGAATTAAGGAATAGAGAAGTAGCCATACCATGGCTAGTTATCAGCTCGCTAATAGTTATAGCAATAACGATATGGATAGCATGGGAGCGATGGAACGAAAGGATATTTCACCCGACCGAAAAGAAAACAAAACGGCCAAAAGTCCACATGCCGAATCATACGGCTGATGCCACTGCCATAGGCATTAGCGATAACGGTAAGCCGATATATATACCGGATAATGCCCGACATGTATTCGTCGCAGGTACGACAGGTTCGGGCAAGACAATAGCTTTGTCGAATTTTGTTGAAAACGGCCTTGCAAAAGGGTATGGCATGCTCATTATCGACGGTAAAGGGGATACGGGACCGAGAAGCTTGATAGATTATTGCTGCCGTATGAGCATCAGATATGGACGCCAAATACACATCATAGGCGGTCCGAGTTCAAACGCCAAATATAATCCGTTCAGAAACTCTAAAGAAACAGAAGCCAAAGATATGCTCATAAGCATGACTGAATGGAGCGAACCGCATTATCGTGCTAATGTAGAAAGATATATACAATCCCTTATACAGCTTTTACTGATAGCCGATATTCCTCTTTCGTATGATGTTATTATCGAAAATATGAGCAAAACAGCATATGAGACGCTCTCCGCTCAGCTAGTACGTGAGAATAAAATAACTAAAGAGGATCATATAGCTAATCTGGCCATATCGTCGGTTAGTTCGGACATAACCGCTTCAGCGACTGCTAGATTTGCAACGATAGTCGAAGGCGAGGGGAACAGCATATTTTCCGCAGATGGCATAGACGTATATACGGCGCTCGCCACAGGAGATATTATATTCTTTTGCCTTTCACCCTTGCTTTATCCATCATTCGCTTCTTCCTTAGGGCGACTAGCTGTGCTGGATGCGCGCAAGGCGGTATCCCGCATGTGGGGTGATCATAAACCCAAATTCTTTATATTTGATGAATTAGGTGCTTATGTATCGCCTATGCTGGTAACCCTTCTTTCCCAAGCGCGGGCGGCAACTGTAACATGTATAGCAGCTACACAGTCATTTGCCGATCTGGAGGCGGCCGGCACATCCATGCGCCGGCAAGTTGTAGAAAATTGCAATTCTTTCATAATAATGCGCCAAAATAGTCCGGAAGATGCACAACAGGCAGCAGATATAATAGGGACATATGAGGATATGGATATTACGTATCAATTAAGCGAACAAAAGCAAACCGGGCTTGGAAGCGCACGCAGAGTGAGGCAATATTTCTTCCATCCTGACGTCATAAAAAACCTATGTGTCGGAGAGGCGGTATTCGTCTCTAAAGAAACTGGCCAGCGTTCCAAGGTATGGATTCGCAAGCCCGAGTGA
- a CDS encoding LysM peptidoglycan-binding domain-containing protein has translation MHKKSILTRILLILILAGFIVSIVGTNNIVNGPKAEAENVNPAVSSLGDKSMPLSKEDILKRAEKIVLELERSMPTIRGIPKSIWSEEENKSVQVGTWEEVPNQEIMSALYEQFEVLPTQDQPEIIRKYLERLPGFFYDSIIGGYRSKDTGVWYVIRDGKRVVPKEEYYDTNSIYLSPELFYIEYRPVEYYTVDHYENVEVKEGDTLIRIAHRYYPLDSRLDEKSYLDEIAKINNIQDTNSIKIGDILKIPIYKEK, from the coding sequence ATGCATAAAAAATCTATACTTACTAGAATATTGTTAATTCTTATTTTAGCCGGTTTTATTGTCAGTATTGTAGGAACAAATAACATCGTTAATGGGCCAAAAGCCGAAGCCGAAAATGTGAACCCTGCAGTAAGTTCTTTAGGCGATAAATCTATGCCTCTAAGCAAAGAAGATATATTGAAAAGAGCCGAAAAAATAGTGCTGGAGCTGGAACGTTCTATGCCAACAATTCGTGGCATACCAAAGTCAATATGGTCAGAAGAAGAGAATAAAAGCGTTCAAGTTGGCACATGGGAGGAAGTGCCTAATCAAGAAATCATGTCAGCTTTATATGAACAGTTTGAGGTTTTACCTACACAGGACCAACCTGAAATTATTCGTAAGTATTTAGAACGATTACCAGGTTTCTTTTATGATAGTATAATAGGCGGCTATAGAAGTAAAGATACTGGCGTTTGGTACGTAATTAGAGACGGAAAGAGGGTTGTCCCTAAGGAAGAGTACTATGATACAAACTCTATATATTTATCGCCTGAATTGTTCTATATCGAATATAGGCCAGTTGAATATTATACCGTTGACCACTATGAAAATGTGGAAGTAAAGGAAGGGGATACGCTAATTAGGATTGCCCACAGATATTATCCATTGGATTCTCGGCTCGATGAAAAATCCTACTTAGATGAAATAGCAAAAATTAACAACATACAAGATACTAATTCCATAAAAATAGGTGATATATTAAAGATCCCAATTTATAAAGAAAAATAG
- a CDS encoding SH3 domain-containing protein: MSNFTDYAPKGNYPFIVSYPDSLHIRSQASTSASILYTAPRGTVMMYLSDAGYANGYKWWRVKYFDFSAKAFKAGYAACQETFGYKDFYLLILGWPVIFPNLVLMGSTLVFDRYSTMEYNDAGDLIGWSTVGKSYYGQSGFHLVWDTVDAWVRCFNCGTNYPERMAIRSDIGNPVAWAYWGCNGNDPGDTRPDYPFTIKACKPGTNIPSNYDMTNRYFLLYELRAGGWVGPM; this comes from the coding sequence ATGAGTAATTTTACAGATTATGCTCCAAAGGGTAATTATCCATTTATAGTTAGTTATCCTGATTCGCTGCACATACGCAGTCAAGCATCGACAAGTGCGTCAATACTTTATACAGCACCAAGAGGCACTGTCATGATGTATCTAAGTGATGCAGGATATGCTAATGGATATAAATGGTGGAGAGTAAAATATTTTGATTTTTCCGCAAAAGCATTTAAAGCAGGATATGCTGCCTGTCAAGAAACATTTGGTTACAAAGATTTTTATTTGCTCATTTTAGGCTGGCCCGTAATATTTCCCAATCTAGTCTTGATGGGTTCCACATTAGTGTTCGATAGATATTCTACAATGGAGTATAACGATGCAGGGGATTTGATTGGATGGTCTACTGTTGGTAAATCCTATTACGGTCAATCTGGTTTCCATCTGGTGTGGGATACAGTTGATGCTTGGGTAAGATGTTTCAACTGTGGTACAAATTATCCAGAGAGGATGGCTATACGCTCTGATATAGGTAATCCAGTTGCCTGGGCGTATTGGGGATGCAATGGGAATGATCCCGGAGATACAAGGCCAGATTATCCGTTTACAATAAAGGCTTGTAAACCTGGAACAAATATACCATCTAATTATGATATGACCAATAGATATTTCCTTCTGTATGAGCTTAGAGCTGGTGGCTGGGTAGGGCCAATGTAA
- a CDS encoding N-acetylmuramoyl-L-alanine amidase, protein MAKIVIDAGHGGKDPGAVGPAGTKEKDIALAVAKKVADYLQEAGVSVKMTRTSDVYLELEDRAKIANSFAADYFVSIHCNAFTSPTACGTETYCYKRGGKGEILAKAIQDELIADIGLTDRGVKEGNFYVLRETNMPAALAEMAFISNPDEEKLLASQGFQDKCALAIAKGIGKVVNVQISIPSKSEQPDKSAESDSRLYRVVAGSFSNRANAEAQVERLKKAGFAAWILTEEK, encoded by the coding sequence ATGGCGAAGATAGTAATTGATGCTGGCCACGGGGGCAAGGACCCCGGTGCAGTTGGCCCGGCAGGGACAAAAGAAAAAGACATAGCATTAGCAGTTGCTAAAAAGGTAGCAGATTATTTGCAAGAAGCAGGCGTATCAGTGAAGATGACCAGAACATCGGATGTATACTTAGAACTGGAGGATAGAGCTAAAATAGCGAACTCCTTTGCTGCAGACTATTTTGTATCTATACATTGCAACGCTTTTACCTCTCCAACCGCATGTGGAACTGAGACGTATTGCTATAAACGCGGTGGGAAAGGAGAAATCTTGGCCAAAGCGATCCAAGATGAGCTTATAGCTGATATCGGGCTAACGGACCGGGGAGTAAAAGAAGGAAACTTCTACGTTTTGCGCGAAACCAATATGCCAGCAGCATTAGCCGAGATGGCGTTTATATCCAATCCAGATGAGGAAAAGCTGCTTGCATCTCAAGGATTTCAGGATAAATGTGCACTTGCTATAGCCAAAGGCATTGGCAAAGTGGTAAATGTACAAATTAGCATTCCGTCTAAGTCTGAGCAGCCAGATAAGTCTGCTGAAAGTGATAGCCGTCTGTACAGGGTAGTAGCAGGGAGTTTCAGCAACAGGGCTAATGCAGAGGCCCAGGTTGAGCGTCTTAAAAAAGCCGGGTTTGCGGCATGGATACTAACAGAAGAAAAATAA